A portion of the Halobacillus ihumii genome contains these proteins:
- the bacL2 gene encoding BacL2 family protein, with protein MERNQNHWTKVEGLAVAYYNETNEFIREDILVELVETMKGYVDVCSSNAVNRATETGVELPHEDFYSAFYESIWAALEAFEPTKGKFKSIVSFRFRIAEAGVWRKYQTKGNEDDKDGKSYASARWDSLDAPVGNGEEGETTLADVALESVPSVEETVVEDGENEAVEIIREYAKQNERYAKVIFFLFQGYEGEDLAEKLGYEEYDANLRQLVKRSKQSFAKFMEKRAA; from the coding sequence ATGGAACGTAATCAAAATCATTGGACAAAAGTTGAAGGTTTGGCGGTGGCTTATTACAACGAAACGAATGAATTTATCCGTGAAGACATTCTCGTTGAATTAGTCGAAACAATGAAAGGTTATGTTGACGTTTGTTCAAGCAATGCGGTCAACCGTGCAACCGAAACAGGCGTTGAACTACCGCACGAAGATTTTTATTCCGCATTCTATGAATCTATTTGGGCAGCACTTGAAGCGTTTGAACCAACGAAAGGAAAGTTCAAGTCAATTGTAAGTTTTCGTTTCCGAATCGCTGAAGCGGGCGTATGGCGCAAGTATCAGACGAAAGGCAATGAAGACGACAAGGACGGAAAATCATACGCTTCCGCACGTTGGGATTCGCTCGACGCACCCGTTGGAAACGGTGAAGAAGGCGAAACAACACTTGCCGACGTTGCCCTTGAAAGTGTTCCAAGCGTTGAAGAAACGGTTGTTGAAGACGGAGAAAACGAAGCGGTTGAAATCATTCGTGAGTACGCAAAGCAAAATGAACGCTATGCGAAAGTAATCTTTTTCTTGTTTCAAGGTTACGAAGGCGAAGACCTTGCGGAAAAGCTTGGATATGAAGAATATGACGCCAACCTTCGCCAATTGGTCAAACGTTCCAAACAGTCATTTGCGAAATTTATGGAAAAGCGGGCGGCGTAA
- a CDS encoding crossover junction endodeoxyribonuclease RuvC, with protein MTEIFVLGLDVSMNSTGWAVLGVKGEAVRLIDSGIVKANTKKAHGERLTKQRENFEQILNEYPIEYAAREAGFSQHKKATQVLFKAYGVAEEYFSKMGLVEYAASTIKKVVTGSGRASKTELQQAIEVELNLPDDFEFKSDDESDAMGVALTLIEKKKLRKGAK; from the coding sequence ATGACGGAAATCTTCGTTTTAGGTCTTGACGTTTCAATGAATTCGACAGGTTGGGCGGTACTTGGCGTAAAAGGCGAAGCCGTCCGACTTATTGATTCGGGCATTGTCAAAGCAAATACGAAAAAGGCGCACGGGGAACGCCTGACGAAACAACGGGAAAATTTCGAACAAATCTTGAACGAATATCCAATTGAATACGCCGCAAGGGAAGCAGGATTTTCGCAGCACAAGAAAGCGACGCAAGTTTTGTTCAAGGCTTACGGCGTTGCTGAAGAATATTTTTCGAAAATGGGTCTTGTAGAATACGCCGCTTCAACAATTAAGAAAGTAGTCACAGGAAGTGGAAGGGCTTCGAAAACTGAATTGCAACAAGCAATTGAAGTTGAATTGAATCTTCCCGACGATTTCGAATTTAAGAGCGACGACGAATCTGACGCAATGGGCGTTGCTTTGACGTTGATTGAGAAGAAAAAATTACGAAAGGGGGCGAAATAA
- a CDS encoding N-acetylmuramoyl-L-alanine amidase family protein, producing MAFKLALGGGHGANTPGKRTPKFDDGTYMNEHDFNYPTACYVEENLVNEYEDVEIVRVDDEVRDVPLIERTNKANAEGADAYVSIHANAMNFTWGEPAPRGIETYAYVSEPPEAMELAEKAQDEMIDATGLFNRGVKTANFHVLRETHMSAILVECGFMDNKEEARLLMSDEYRRTCARAITNAIAAQYGLKKRSNPKPAAPKPTYETYVIDENIGNYRLESKVADLRFYVEPSWADADVFGRIDEGVGFPTIVRKLQVGDGEQYEVQNSDGATFYITAADVFVQLIEKEEDEPWFIGKRVECKVGKLRFYSRPSWDDSALAGHVTEGIGFPNILDKLTVGAGEQYEVANSDGDVFYITASDEYVRVE from the coding sequence ATGGCTTTTAAACTAGCACTTGGCGGAGGACACGGCGCAAATACGCCAGGTAAACGAACTCCAAAATTTGATGATGGAACGTATATGAACGAACACGATTTCAATTATCCAACGGCATGTTACGTTGAAGAAAATCTTGTAAACGAATATGAAGACGTTGAAATTGTAAGGGTTGACGACGAAGTTCGTGACGTTCCGTTGATTGAACGGACAAATAAAGCGAATGCGGAAGGTGCTGACGCTTACGTTTCTATTCATGCAAACGCAATGAATTTCACTTGGGGCGAACCCGCACCACGGGGCATTGAAACTTATGCGTATGTATCCGAACCGCCTGAAGCAATGGAACTTGCCGAAAAAGCGCAAGACGAAATGATTGACGCAACGGGTCTTTTCAATCGTGGCGTTAAAACGGCGAACTTTCACGTCCTTCGTGAAACGCACATGAGCGCAATTCTTGTTGAATGTGGGTTTATGGACAACAAAGAAGAAGCCCGTCTTCTAATGTCTGATGAATACCGTCGAACATGTGCAAGGGCGATTACAAACGCTATTGCGGCACAATATGGACTGAAGAAACGTTCCAATCCGAAACCCGCAGCACCAAAACCAACGTATGAAACTTACGTTATTGACGAAAACATTGGAAACTATCGTTTGGAATCAAAAGTTGCTGACCTTCGTTTTTACGTTGAACCTTCATGGGCTGACGCTGACGTTTTCGGAAGGATTGACGAAGGGGTTGGATTCCCGACAATTGTTCGAAAGCTGCAAGTTGGCGACGGTGAACAATACGAAGTTCAAAATTCGGACGGCGCAACGTTCTATATCACGGCGGCTGACGTTTTTGTTCAACTTATTGAAAAGGAAGAAGATGAACCGTGGTTTATTGGAAAAAGGGTAGAATGTAAGGTTGGCAAACTTCGTTTCTATTCACGCCCTTCATGGGATGATTCCGCACTTGCGGGACACGTTACCGAAGGAATCGGTTTCCCGAATATCCTTGATAAATTGACGGTCGGAGCGGGCGAACAATATGAAGTCGCAAATAGTGACGGTGACGTTTTCTATATTACGGCTTCAGACGAATATGTTCGTGTTGAATAG
- a CDS encoding toprim domain-containing protein, whose amino-acid sequence MILIRGKELPINVKAEIESFDWEKPNWKEERLIACSPFRDETHPSFAVNLENGTFIDSGNDDEQWRKGNFVKLLSWIRRESYEETEEYLLAMYSPDYGDIENFELNFDDWKAAEVNKRIFDRSELKPYLFKHPYLERRGVPFNVQRAFEVGYEPETKSIVLVWHDMKGNVISWKHRSVHSKAFWYVKGGQPIRNHLYGIHWVVHKGKKEVWIVESEIDALTLWAKGIAAIAIGTSNLTKAKRDIILKSGIETLIIATDNDKAGEKARKSIIDRLGGLVDLYEVDWSNVPEELTDINEAREHIDGMKIVELNAFEW is encoded by the coding sequence ATGATATTGATAAGGGGAAAAGAACTTCCAATCAACGTCAAAGCTGAAATTGAATCGTTTGATTGGGAAAAACCGAATTGGAAGGAAGAAAGATTGATAGCTTGTTCACCGTTCCGTGACGAAACACACCCGTCATTCGCCGTAAATCTTGAAAATGGAACGTTCATTGATAGCGGAAATGACGACGAACAATGGCGCAAAGGGAACTTCGTCAAATTGCTTTCTTGGATACGTCGGGAATCGTACGAAGAAACGGAAGAATATCTTCTTGCAATGTATTCGCCTGATTACGGCGATATTGAAAACTTCGAATTGAACTTTGACGATTGGAAAGCGGCGGAGGTAAACAAGCGAATTTTCGACCGTTCCGAATTGAAACCGTATCTTTTCAAGCACCCTTATTTGGAAAGGCGGGGCGTTCCGTTCAACGTCCAACGGGCGTTTGAAGTGGGTTACGAACCTGAAACGAAATCAATTGTTCTTGTATGGCACGATATGAAAGGGAACGTTATTTCGTGGAAGCACCGAAGCGTTCATTCAAAGGCGTTTTGGTACGTGAAAGGCGGTCAACCTATTCGAAATCATTTGTATGGCATTCATTGGGTCGTTCATAAAGGAAAAAAAGAAGTTTGGATTGTGGAAAGCGAAATTGACGCTTTGACATTGTGGGCAAAAGGAATTGCGGCGATAGCAATAGGAACTTCGAACCTGACGAAAGCAAAACGGGACATTATATTGAAATCGGGAATTGAAACGTTGATTATCGCAACGGATAACGACAAGGCAGGCGAAAAGGCAAGGAAATCAATAATTGATAGGCTTGGCGGTCTTGTTGACTTATACGAAGTCGATTGGTCAAACGTTCCTGAAGAACTGACGGATATAAATGAAGCCCGTGAGCATATAGACGGAATGAAAATTGTGGAATTAAATGCCTTCGAATGGTAA
- a CDS encoding DNA polymerase, whose translation MDESQLELDFDEWESVTTEEMEERRKERLKETKEKKKASQKSPDELWEEVFSRKNTPKDEEKLRMTYSAWKAGEIEARAKITKAEALRMYARLMEVKREEHLKQMVEETPDNYHLIQTEDELRWICEIWGTEDLVGLDTETDGLDIVHGDNKLVGLSISFPNEDVHVYIPTRHEEGDQLSTEYVMKQLKPYLEDKHKLKVLHNAKFDAHVFSMEGVRLRGIKMDTMLAMWVLNENEPTFKLKDLTNKYAKILGIKAENDTFKDLFGKATFDTIPLDVALVYAAKDTALTVKMYAFIEKQFQRNDLKQIRKLYYEIENPLLDVCIDMEESGFLLNSTKVDSVRTVLKRDEKKVEKELKAELGDINFNSPDQLQKALFEDKGLPVIAKNKSGAPKTDKPTLKKLAEQYEIAEKLLEYRKISKLLSSFIDKLPILVKSTERVYGQFKQNGTDTGRFSSSDPNLQQLPPKARTIFRAPDGRIIIGSDFSQIEPRVLAHITGDEELQRPYKEGYDLYSTLASKTFGVPMEECGDGSTYRKMMKTGLLAVMYGTSMWTLASQLEISVDEAEKFIQDFYDAYPTVKEWIASIHELVAEQEFVETMYGRKRRFPDHAQDAKLLKKLRKEASERMGGDEVPENIWDVKKRLPYKFKRKIHDVNKRVSRVQRQAVNAIIQGSAADIMKIAMIRLHELTLYRNDWLVVGTVHDEALFEVPDDITEDETELIENAMTGATELNVPLKVDVAFMHEWGEETSKDEWFAAA comes from the coding sequence ATGGACGAAAGTCAACTTGAATTGGATTTTGACGAATGGGAATCCGTAACAACCGAAGAAATGGAAGAACGGAGAAAAGAACGGTTGAAGGAAACGAAGGAGAAAAAGAAGGCTTCGCAAAAATCGCCTGACGAACTTTGGGAAGAAGTATTTTCACGTAAAAACACGCCAAAAGATGAAGAAAAGCTTCGCATGACTTATTCGGCGTGGAAAGCGGGTGAAATTGAAGCCCGTGCGAAGATAACGAAAGCCGAAGCCCTTCGAATGTATGCCCGTCTTATGGAAGTCAAACGGGAAGAACATTTGAAGCAAATGGTCGAAGAAACGCCCGACAATTATCACTTGATTCAAACGGAAGATGAATTGCGTTGGATTTGTGAAATTTGGGGAACGGAAGATTTGGTTGGATTGGATACGGAAACCGACGGCTTGGACATTGTTCACGGCGACAACAAACTTGTCGGTCTTTCGATTTCATTTCCAAACGAAGACGTTCATGTTTATATTCCGACCCGTCACGAAGAAGGCGACCAATTATCGACCGAATATGTTATGAAGCAGTTGAAACCGTATTTGGAAGATAAGCACAAATTGAAGGTGCTTCACAACGCCAAGTTCGACGCACATGTTTTTTCAATGGAAGGCGTTCGACTTCGTGGAATCAAGATGGACACAATGCTTGCAATGTGGGTTTTAAATGAAAACGAACCAACGTTCAAGTTGAAAGACCTAACGAACAAATATGCGAAAATACTTGGCATAAAAGCCGAAAATGATACGTTCAAAGATTTATTCGGCAAAGCGACATTTGACACAATTCCGCTTGACGTTGCGCTTGTTTATGCTGCAAAGGATACGGCGTTGACCGTTAAAATGTACGCATTTATCGAAAAGCAATTCCAACGAAACGACCTGAAGCAAATTCGAAAGTTGTATTACGAAATAGAAAATCCGTTGCTTGACGTTTGTATTGATATGGAAGAAAGCGGCTTTCTATTGAATAGTACGAAGGTCGATTCCGTTCGAACCGTTTTAAAGCGTGACGAAAAGAAAGTTGAAAAAGAACTTAAAGCGGAATTAGGTGATATTAATTTCAATTCGCCTGACCAATTGCAAAAAGCGTTATTTGAAGACAAAGGTCTTCCCGTTATTGCTAAGAACAAAAGCGGCGCACCGAAGACCGATAAACCAACGCTGAAGAAATTGGCGGAGCAATACGAGATTGCGGAAAAACTTCTTGAATATCGGAAAATATCAAAATTGTTGTCGTCGTTCATTGACAAGCTGCCTATTTTGGTTAAATCGACAGAGCGTGTTTACGGGCAATTCAAACAAAACGGAACGGATACGGGGCGTTTTTCTTCAAGCGACCCGAATCTTCAACAACTACCGCCGAAAGCACGAACAATTTTCCGTGCGCCTGATGGTCGAATTATTATCGGTTCCGACTTCAGTCAAATCGAACCCCGTGTATTGGCGCATATAACAGGCGACGAAGAACTTCAACGCCCATACAAAGAAGGTTACGACCTTTATTCAACGTTGGCGTCGAAAACGTTTGGCGTTCCAATGGAAGAATGCGGCGACGGTTCAACGTATCGGAAAATGATGAAAACGGGATTACTTGCGGTTATGTATGGAACGTCAATGTGGACGCTTGCAAGTCAACTTGAAATTTCCGTTGACGAAGCTGAAAAATTCATCCAAGACTTTTATGACGCTTATCCAACCGTGAAAGAATGGATTGCGTCAATTCACGAATTGGTAGCGGAACAAGAATTCGTTGAAACCATGTATGGACGTAAACGACGTTTCCCTGACCATGCACAAGACGCAAAACTTTTGAAAAAGCTTCGTAAGGAAGCAAGTGAACGTATGGGTGGCGACGAAGTTCCCGAAAACATTTGGGACGTGAAAAAGCGTCTTCCGTACAAATTCAAACGCAAGATTCACGACGTAAATAAACGTGTTTCAAGGGTACAACGCCAAGCGGTAAACGCAATTATTCAAGGTTCGGCGGCGGATATTATGAAAATCGCAATGATTCGCCTGCATGAACTGACGCTTTATCGAAATGATTGGCTTGTTGTTGGAACGGTACACGACGAAGCACTTTTCGAAGTTCCTGACGATATTACGGAAGACGAAACAGAATTGATTGAAAACGCAATGACAGGCGCAACGGAATTAAATGTTCCGTTAAAGGTTGACGTGGCATTCATGCACGAATGGGGCGAAGAAACTTCAAAAGACGAATGGTTTGCGGCGGCTTAA